The following coding sequences lie in one Gadus morhua chromosome 20, gadMor3.0, whole genome shotgun sequence genomic window:
- the mettl5 gene encoding rRNA N(6)-adenosine-methyltransferase METTL5 — protein MKLKELESCLQQVDGFEEPKILLEQYPTSPHIAACMLYTIHNTFDDIEGKLIADLGCGCGVLSIGAAMLEAGLCVGFDIDKDALDVARTNTEEFEISNIDLVQSDLSALEVAYAQKFDTVIMNPPFGTKHNQGIDMKFLKTALTLATVVYSLHKSSTRDHIQKRAKDWGVKMELVAELRYDLPASYKFHKKKSVDIHVDFLRFSKS, from the exons ATGAAACTAAAGGAGTTGGAGAGTTGTCTTCAACAAGTAGACGGCTTTGAAGAGCCAAAGATTCTTCTTGAGCAGTATCCAACTAGTCCCCACATTGCAG CATGCATGCTCTACACAATCCACAACACATTTGATGACATTGAAGGCAAACTGATCGCAGATCTGGGATGTGGATGCGGAGTTCTGAGCATCGGGGCGGCGATGCTGGAAGCCGG ATTATGTGTTGGCTTTGATATTGATAAAGATGCATTGGATGTCGCCCGAACGAATACAGAGGAGTTTGAAATCTCAAATATAGATCTGGTCCAGTCTGACCTCAGTGCTCTGGAAGTCGCATATGCTCAAAAGTTTGACACCGTTATAATGAATCCTCCATTCGGTACAAAACACAATCAAG GCATTGACATGAAGTTCCTCAAGACGGCATTAACATTGGCAACAGTGGTGTATTCACTTCATAAATCATCAACACGAGAT CACATACAAAAGAGAGCGAAAGACTGGGGTGTGAAGATGGAACTTGTCGCAG AACTAAGGTACGATCTGCCGGCTTCATACAAGTTCCACAAAAAGAAATCG GTCGACATCCACGTGGATTTTCTACGCTTCTCCAAATCATGA
- the ssb gene encoding lupus La protein, producing MADMTPTEGKVVRQIEYYFGDHNLPRDKFLKEQLQLDDGWVKVDTMLQFNRLKSLTTDSAVIIGALQKSKTGLLEISEDKTKIRRSAEKPIPEINEDYKDAMKNKSVYIKGFPLETTLDEILEWTTGKGQAENIQMRRNLQRQFKGSVFLCFDTEEAAKAFLGREDIKSFKDNELLVLSREAYHAKKAEERKQHKAESKAKAKHNKDETEKQTEEKEMGLLLEEQTGCLLKFSGELDQVSREDFHTLFSGHGKIKWVDFTRGAKEGTLLFDGKAKEALDKATEAKGGTLQIKEDDVAWELLEGDVEKEVLKKMIQAQQESYTRTKGRGREKFGGRGGGRGGGRRGGRGRGGRDQNRSHFQGKKTKFEDDNGDDGPPSPKKRAREDASADAPEAKVTKTENGS from the exons ATGGCAGATATGACTCCGACTGAGGGGAAGGTGGTTCGACAAATCGAG TATTACTTTGGAGATCACAACCTCCCAAGAGACAAATTCCTCAAAGAGCAGTTGCAGCTGGATGATGGCTGGGTGAAGGTCGATACGATGCTTCAGTTTAACAG gctaaAGAGTTTAACCACCGATAGCGCCGTTATCATTGGAGCCCTACAGAAATCCAAGACTGGCCTCCTGGAAATAAGCGAAGACAAAACTAAAATCAGGAGGTCGGCAGAGAAGCCCATCCCTGAAATAAACGAGGATTACAAAGATGCCATGAAAAATAAATCGGTGTACATT AAAGGGTTCCCCTTGGAAACTACCCTGGATGAGATTCTGGAGTGGACGACTGGAAAAGGCCAGGCAGAAAATATTCAAATGAGGCGAAATCTGCAACGGCAATTCAAG GGATCTGTGTTCCTCTGCTTCGACACGGAGGAAGCGGCCAAGGCGTTTCTTGGACGTGAAGATATAAAATCCTTTAAGGATAACGAGCTTCTAGTCCTCTCAAG GGAAGCCTATCACGCCAAAAAGGCAGAGGAAAGAAAACAGCACAAGGCCGAGTCCAAAGCCAAAGCCAAACA CAACAAGgatgaaacagaaaaacagactGAGGAAAAGGAAATG GGTCTGCTTCTGGAGGAACAGACTGGCTGCCTGCTCAAGTTCTCTGGAGAACTTGACCAAGTCTCAAGAGAGGACTTCCACACATTGTTCTCCGGACACGGAAAAATAAAATGGGTTGACTTCACAAGAGGAGCAAAGGAG GGTACACTGCTGTTTGACGGGAAAGCAAAGGAAGCTTTGGATAAGGCGACAGAGGCCAAAGGAGGAACGTTGCAAATCAAGGAGGACGATGTTGCATGGGAGTTGCTGGAGGGCGATGTCGAGAAGGAAGTTTTGAAAAAGATGATTCAAGCTCAGCAAGAGTCGTACACCCGAACAAAGGGCAGAG GTAGAGAAAAGTTTggaggcaggggaggaggaagaggagggggtcgGCGAGGAGGACGTGGCCGGGGGGGCAGGGATCAGAACAGATCTCACTTCCAAGGGAAAAAGACTAAATTTGAGGACGACAACGGAGACGATG GCCCCCCAAGCCCCAAGAAGAGAGCACGAGAAGACGCCAGTGCTGACGCCCCCGAAGCAAAGGTTACAAAGACCGAAAATGGATCTTAG